A stretch of the Clostridiales bacterium genome encodes the following:
- a CDS encoding cobalamin-dependent protein (Presence of a B(12) (cobalamin)-binding domain implies dependence on cobalamin itself, in one of its several forms, or in some unusual lineages, dependence on a cobalamin-like analog.), producing the protein MGHTATSPEGQSTTYARANSLRATLDAHLASRDRTAVITAALHAIDSGIIGVADTYTLVLAPLLADTGSAWQHGATRVWEEHYASAAVRTIIEALAPRVIELAAKTPARDITVLLACPPGEYHDLGVRMLFDRFLLAGYPAHFLGADTPVREISHAAETLGANLVVLSASTHYHRVALRQVVEDLARELEPDVRIAVGGPAFARDTGWTTSDAATLLDPAAYELPGLTPDRGAP; encoded by the coding sequence ATGGGACACACCGCGACCTCCCCTGAAGGCCAGAGCACAACGTACGCTAGAGCGAATTCCCTGCGTGCGACGCTCGACGCGCACCTTGCCTCCCGCGATCGCACAGCGGTCATCACCGCCGCACTTCACGCGATCGACTCAGGCATCATCGGCGTGGCGGACACCTACACCCTCGTCCTCGCACCACTGCTCGCCGACACCGGCTCGGCTTGGCAACACGGCGCGACCCGCGTGTGGGAGGAGCACTACGCGAGCGCGGCGGTACGCACCATCATCGAAGCTCTCGCTCCCCGCGTTATCGAACTCGCAGCAAAGACGCCCGCGCGCGACATCACCGTGTTGCTCGCGTGCCCGCCAGGTGAGTACCACGACCTCGGCGTACGGATGCTCTTCGACCGCTTCCTGCTCGCCGGGTACCCTGCCCACTTCCTCGGCGCCGACACCCCGGTGCGCGAGATTAGCCACGCCGCCGAGACGCTCGGCGCCAACCTCGTCGTCCTCTCCGCATCGACGCACTACCACCGTGTTGCCCTACGCCAGGTCGTCGAAGATCTTGCCCGCGAGCTCGAGCCTGACGTACGCATCGCCGTGGGCGGCCCCGCGTTCGCCCGCGACACCGGCTGGACGACCTCGGATGCCGCCACGCTCCTCGACCCGGCGGCGTACGAGCTACCCGGACTGACTCCCGACAGGGGTGCGCCGTAG
- a CDS encoding ferredoxin, which produces MRVLVDHDLCIGCGVCEETCPEVFQLRDDGLSHVIEANPGHELYGAIRDAEDMCPVDAISITEG; this is translated from the coding sequence ATGAGAGTGCTCGTGGATCACGACCTGTGCATAGGGTGCGGCGTGTGTGAGGAGACATGTCCCGAGGTGTTCCAGCTTCGTGATGACGGCCTGTCGCACGTGATCGAGGCGAATCCAGGCCACGAACTCTACGGTGCGATCAGGGATGCCGAGGACATGTGTCCTGTCGACGCAATCTCGATCACCGAAGGATGA
- a CDS encoding DUF2905 family protein — protein MPDLQAIGKALALAGLVLAVIGVALWLGGRLGLGALPGDLRLSGERWGCFVPIGSMIVLSLVLTVVINVILRILNR, from the coding sequence ATGCCGGATCTCCAGGCCATCGGAAAGGCGCTCGCGTTGGCGGGGCTCGTGCTCGCCGTGATCGGCGTGGCCCTGTGGCTAGGTGGCCGCCTGGGGCTCGGAGCGCTTCCGGGAGATCTCCGGCTTTCCGGAGAGCGCTGGGGCTGCTTCGTGCCGATAGGCTCGATGATCGTGCTCAGTCTTGTACTGACCGTGGTAATCAACGTCATTCTCAGGATCCTCAACCGCTGA
- a CDS encoding response regulator transcription factor: MTATPTTSEAIRVCLVEDHPLMREGLRRILDDHDDIRVAVEAANGSEALERLRDVRVDVVLLDLRLPDIDGLTILRALNERGCPARVIVLTSMNDPSKVRTALQNGASGYLTKDRVDSDALAEAIRSVHGGLTAVHAEMLCEVMQPASCEASTAYRVTPREREVWVYVAHGRSNAEIAETLFISERTVKYHVGNLLSKTAARTRSELATAAYRLHLVHPDD; the protein is encoded by the coding sequence GTGACGGCTACCCCTACGACATCCGAAGCGATCCGCGTCTGCCTCGTCGAGGACCACCCCCTCATGCGGGAGGGACTGCGCAGGATTCTCGACGACCACGACGACATCAGGGTAGCCGTCGAGGCCGCGAACGGATCGGAAGCTTTGGAGCGCCTACGTGACGTGCGGGTCGATGTCGTGCTGCTCGACCTGCGGCTCCCTGACATTGACGGGCTTACGATCCTGCGAGCGCTCAACGAACGCGGGTGCCCGGCACGCGTGATAGTACTCACCAGCATGAACGACCCGTCGAAGGTGCGGACGGCGCTTCAGAACGGAGCTTCGGGCTACCTCACGAAGGACCGCGTCGACTCCGACGCTCTCGCGGAGGCGATCCGCAGCGTGCACGGAGGTCTTACCGCGGTCCACGCGGAGATGCTGTGCGAGGTGATGCAGCCCGCGTCGTGCGAAGCGAGCACCGCCTACCGCGTGACCCCGAGGGAGCGCGAGGTCTGGGTGTATGTGGCTCATGGCAGGTCGAACGCCGAAATCGCCGAGACCCTGTTCATTTCGGAGCGCACCGTCAAGTACCACGTAGGCAACCTCCTCAGCAAGACCGCCGCACGCACTCGCTCAGAACTCGCGACGGCTGCCTACCGGCTGCACCTCGTGCACCCGGACGACTAA
- a CDS encoding sigma-70 family RNA polymerase sigma factor, which produces MPTSGPFESVLIAARHGAEWAWERLVGDLDGSLRGYVRRQGGVDVDDLLGETWLQVARGLTRFSGDEAAFRSWVFMIAHHRIVDERRRIRRKRVDSVEAIVLDEAATEVRSAESEAIERMADEELLRMLDMLPQDQREVIVLRFVACFGVTEIARIVGKSPGAVRALQRRALRRLEKILGEGGTFSP; this is translated from the coding sequence ATGCCTACAAGTGGTCCATTCGAGTCGGTCCTCATCGCTGCCAGGCATGGTGCCGAGTGGGCATGGGAGCGCCTCGTTGGCGATCTTGACGGCTCGCTGCGTGGATACGTGCGTCGACAGGGCGGTGTGGATGTCGACGATCTGTTGGGTGAGACATGGCTTCAAGTAGCCAGAGGACTAACGCGTTTCTCTGGTGACGAGGCGGCGTTTCGTTCCTGGGTGTTCATGATCGCTCACCATCGTATCGTCGACGAACGGCGACGCATCAGGCGCAAGCGCGTCGATAGCGTTGAAGCGATCGTTCTCGATGAGGCCGCGACGGAGGTACGCTCGGCGGAGTCAGAAGCCATCGAGCGCATGGCCGACGAGGAACTCCTGCGGATGCTAGACATGCTCCCGCAGGACCAGCGTGAGGTTATCGTCCTGCGATTCGTCGCTTGTTTCGGCGTCACCGAAATCGCGCGTATCGTCGGTAAATCACCGGGAGCGGTCAGGGCTCTTCAGCGCCGGGCGTTGAGGCGCCTTGAGAAAATTCTTGGCGAAGGCGGTACGTTTTCGCCGTAG
- a CDS encoding sensor histidine kinase, with product MRRVAHDLHDGPVQTLTAALLELRRGSRRLADDPACEEFMTHSIGLIQAALDEIRGIIAYHRPAALDEPVVGDMLRVFLDDVRTQHPEPRIECVFEGDENGRYLTDSVRIALFRIVQEAVTNALVHAHASTIRVVVSFSDDGILCSVEDDGCGIPDIDGPTEVPRGHGLVSMRDRAELLDAEFAMRSTPNEGTIVSVRFPA from the coding sequence ATGCGACGCGTCGCTCACGACCTGCACGATGGGCCTGTGCAGACCCTCACCGCCGCCCTTCTCGAACTACGCCGCGGCTCACGTCGGCTCGCCGACGACCCGGCGTGCGAGGAGTTCATGACCCACTCGATCGGCCTCATCCAGGCCGCCCTTGACGAGATACGTGGGATCATCGCGTATCATCGCCCGGCGGCATTGGACGAACCGGTGGTTGGCGACATGCTTCGCGTGTTTCTCGACGACGTTCGAACGCAACATCCCGAACCTCGGATCGAGTGCGTTTTCGAGGGCGACGAAAACGGCCGCTACCTCACCGATTCAGTGCGCATCGCCTTGTTCCGCATCGTCCAGGAAGCGGTGACAAACGCTCTCGTGCATGCTCATGCGTCAACGATCAGAGTCGTCGTGAGCTTTAGCGACGATGGGATACTCTGCTCGGTTGAGGATGACGGGTGCGGAATTCCGGATATCGATGGGCCAACGGAAGTCCCCCGGGGTCACGGGTTGGTGAGCATGCGCGATCGCGCCGAGCTGCTTGATGCCGAGTTCGCCATGAGGTCGACGCCAAACGAGGGCACGATCGTCTCGGTCAGGTTCCCCGCGTGA
- a CDS encoding peptide chain release factor-like protein, whose translation MTPTGFRLPEGYRIPEGDDELLAECTVHVFRSSGPGGQSVNTTDSAVRLVHHPTGMRVQCQRERSQLRNKIACLGRLRERLTEAQALANAPQRVATRPSVAAKTRRLASKTHRSSVKRMRRAPEEE comes from the coding sequence ATGACGCCGACAGGTTTTCGCTTGCCGGAGGGGTACCGCATCCCCGAAGGCGACGACGAACTCCTCGCGGAGTGCACGGTCCACGTCTTTCGCTCGAGCGGTCCAGGCGGGCAATCGGTAAACACGACGGACTCGGCGGTCAGGCTCGTCCACCACCCTACCGGGATGCGGGTACAGTGCCAGCGGGAGCGCAGTCAACTACGCAACAAGATCGCCTGTCTCGGCAGACTGCGGGAGCGCCTGACCGAGGCCCAGGCGCTCGCTAACGCCCCACAACGAGTAGCTACCCGTCCGAGCGTGGCGGCAAAGACGCGGCGGCTCGCGTCGAAGACTCACCGGTCAAGCGTCAAGCGCATGCGGCGCGCCCCCGAAGAGGAGTGA
- a CDS encoding response regulator transcription factor gives MSIRVLIADDNGHYLAALSRFLHEEGDMDIVGAVSDGERAVSAYEELRPDVVVMDVFMPKTNGIQATRQIHRRHPASRVVVLTGHEYPWLRGAAFEAGAAAFVTKHTAPGTLPAAIRDAASMDTPPGKHGTNNGIEPR, from the coding sequence GTGTCCATCCGAGTGTTGATTGCCGACGACAACGGGCACTATCTCGCCGCGCTCTCCCGCTTCCTGCATGAGGAAGGCGACATGGACATCGTGGGTGCTGTCTCAGATGGAGAGCGCGCCGTGAGCGCGTATGAGGAGTTGCGCCCTGACGTGGTCGTCATGGATGTATTCATGCCTAAGACCAACGGAATCCAGGCGACGCGGCAGATCCACCGCCGCCATCCGGCGTCGCGAGTGGTGGTGCTCACGGGCCATGAGTACCCATGGCTGCGCGGGGCCGCCTTTGAGGCGGGTGCGGCCGCGTTCGTCACGAAGCACACAGCCCCTGGCACCCTGCCCGCCGCGATCAGGGACGCCGCCAGCATGGACACGCCCCCCGGCAAGCACGGGACCAACAATGGGATAGAGCCGCGGTGA
- a CDS encoding restriction endonuclease: protein MSEIGQLTQTYTKSGLPRFAVEVAHGELHKYQVIKGDSQQVVWTRALAKAAEWDSMWQRRIDAEERKLLRALAAQEVADNRQTAFERTAEARAEIDALGSILQTALEANCTVDWEALKDRSSFPVPRPESPKPPAEPVKPQPHPEPTQEAFNPKFGVLDYFSATRRQTRQGAAAAAFAAAHAEWEQSIRDQEAAYAAAVEARAAAERANAEQHAREIEEWERQKQQYCAQQHAEHIAIDERAERYRTGIPRAIESYCCRVLDTSEYPDCFPQEYELEYLPSSRMLVIDYQLPSPQDLPTVVEVSYIASRDEFREKTVSERQLSQIYESVLYQTVLRTLHELFESDTIQAIEAVNINGWVQSVDPSTGKSEDSCVLSVRAMRTEFLQMDLAHVDPKACFKKLRGVSASRIHSLTPVAPLLTMSREDKRFTTSYEVAARLSEGENIAAMDWEDFEHLIRELFEKEFAVRGAEVRVTQASRDGGVDAVIFDPDPLHGGKTVVQAKRYTNTVSVSAVRDLYGTMMNEGANKGILVTTAEYGPDAYDFATGKPLVLLNGGNLLHLLAKHGHVARIDLKEAKLLGADQDRPPRG, encoded by the coding sequence ATGAGTGAAATCGGGCAACTCACACAGACCTACACCAAGTCTGGCCTGCCGCGATTTGCTGTTGAGGTGGCGCATGGTGAGTTGCACAAGTACCAGGTAATCAAAGGCGACAGCCAACAGGTTGTGTGGACGCGGGCTCTCGCCAAGGCTGCTGAGTGGGACAGCATGTGGCAGCGGCGGATTGACGCCGAAGAGCGCAAACTGCTGCGGGCACTAGCGGCGCAAGAGGTCGCGGACAACAGACAGACGGCCTTCGAACGGACTGCAGAGGCCAGGGCCGAGATCGACGCACTCGGCTCTATACTGCAAACGGCGCTCGAGGCCAATTGCACCGTCGACTGGGAAGCTCTCAAGGACCGTTCTTCGTTTCCCGTCCCACGGCCCGAATCCCCCAAACCGCCGGCCGAACCCGTGAAGCCGCAGCCCCATCCTGAGCCGACCCAAGAGGCTTTCAACCCCAAGTTCGGGGTGCTTGACTACTTCAGTGCCACAAGACGACAGACCCGACAAGGCGCAGCGGCAGCTGCATTCGCAGCGGCACACGCCGAGTGGGAGCAGAGCATCCGCGATCAGGAGGCCGCATACGCAGCTGCAGTCGAAGCTCGTGCAGCGGCTGAACGAGCTAACGCCGAGCAGCATGCGCGTGAAATAGAGGAATGGGAGCGACAGAAGCAGCAGTACTGTGCGCAGCAGCACGCTGAGCACATTGCGATTGACGAGCGGGCGGAGCGTTATCGGACGGGCATCCCTCGCGCGATTGAAAGCTATTGCTGCCGGGTCCTTGACACGTCGGAATACCCCGATTGTTTTCCTCAGGAGTACGAGCTTGAGTATCTACCATCAAGCAGAATGCTCGTTATCGACTACCAACTGCCATCGCCTCAAGACTTGCCGACCGTTGTTGAGGTCTCCTACATTGCTTCGCGCGATGAGTTTCGAGAGAAGACCGTTTCCGAGCGTCAGCTATCACAGATATACGAGAGCGTCCTTTACCAGACGGTATTGAGGACTCTTCACGAGCTATTCGAGTCCGACACGATACAGGCAATAGAAGCTGTCAACATAAATGGATGGGTCCAATCGGTTGACCCCTCCACAGGGAAGTCCGAGGACTCCTGCGTCCTGTCCGTCCGAGCGATGAGGACTGAGTTCCTGCAGATGGACCTGGCGCACGTTGATCCAAAAGCCTGCTTCAAGAAGCTGCGCGGCGTGAGTGCGTCGCGAATACACTCACTCACGCCGGTGGCGCCTCTCCTAACGATGTCTCGTGAAGACAAACGATTCACAACATCCTACGAAGTCGCGGCGCGGCTCTCGGAGGGGGAGAACATCGCGGCGATGGATTGGGAGGACTTTGAGCACCTGATTCGGGAGCTATTTGAAAAAGAATTCGCTGTACGAGGCGCTGAAGTGCGAGTTACGCAGGCCAGCAGAGACGGTGGAGTCGACGCAGTCATTTTCGACCCAGACCCGCTGCACGGTGGCAAGACCGTTGTACAGGCCAAGAGGTACACCAACACGGTGAGCGTTAGCGCCGTCCGCGATCTGTACGGGACCATGATGAATGAGGGAGCCAACAAGGGTATCTTGGTAACCACCGCCGAGTACGGACCTGATGCGTACGACTTCGCTACGGGTAAACCACTGGTCCTCCTCAATGGGGGCAATCTTCTACACCTGCTTGCGAAGCACGGGCACGTCGCGCGGATTGACCTGAAGGAGGCCAAGCTGCTTGGCGCGGATCAGGACCGACCACCAAGGGGCTGA
- a CDS encoding ABC transporter ATP-binding protein: MAESPLLAVEGLGKIYGSGDAATHALKGVSFEFAEAEFAAIVGQSGSGKSTLLNLLGLLDTPTSGNVRYRGRDAGSLGKPDRAELRNSLIGFVFQFHHLLPEFSVYENVAMPALIAGTVDDTTLRSRAEDTLGLLGLEGVANKNANALSGGQKQRVAIARALMNRPALLLADEPTGNLDTANTDLVYDLFREVNKQTGTAFLIVTHDRNVAQRTDRILEVRDGELVADECNRYLG, from the coding sequence GTGGCTGAGTCCCCGCTGCTCGCCGTAGAAGGACTCGGCAAGATCTACGGCTCCGGCGATGCGGCTACTCACGCGCTCAAGGGCGTCTCCTTCGAGTTCGCCGAGGCGGAGTTCGCCGCGATCGTGGGACAATCCGGCTCGGGCAAGTCGACGCTCCTAAACCTCCTCGGCCTGCTCGACACGCCCACCTCAGGAAACGTGCGATACCGCGGACGCGACGCCGGGTCTCTCGGCAAGCCGGACCGTGCCGAGCTGCGCAACTCGCTCATCGGCTTCGTCTTCCAATTCCATCACCTGCTACCGGAGTTCAGCGTCTACGAGAACGTCGCGATGCCCGCACTGATCGCGGGCACGGTCGACGACACCACGCTGCGGAGCCGCGCCGAAGATACGCTCGGACTGCTCGGCCTGGAAGGCGTAGCCAACAAGAACGCCAACGCACTCTCTGGCGGACAGAAGCAGCGGGTGGCGATCGCGCGTGCACTCATGAACCGGCCTGCGCTCCTGCTTGCCGATGAGCCCACGGGCAACCTCGACACCGCAAACACCGACCTCGTCTACGACCTCTTCCGCGAGGTCAACAAGCAAACCGGCACCGCGTTTCTCATCGTCACCCACGACCGCAACGTCGCCCAGCGAACCGACCGCATCTTGGAGGTACGCGACGGCGAGCTTGTCGCCGACGAGTGCAACAGGTACCTCGGCTAG
- a CDS encoding ATP-binding protein codes for MQGMSFYPRHAMERITRLLDVFPVVVITGARQVGKTTLARLVMEGADGLYVTLDELAVADRAARDPRGLVRGLTEGLLVIDEVQLVPDLLREVKLAVDEEPGRRFLLTGSANLLKMKHVTESLAGRSAWLELGPLLWSELGGLERPRTVKAAFDARSAEEYAATVSAQAGPADNSALDAVRRLTVSGSMPGVIPLDGEMRYAWYEAYRTTFLERDLRQLGSVDNLPDFNRALALVMHRTGNVLNMSSLGSDVGVTHKTIKRYLGLLETGYQLRFLPPYFANVGKRLVRSPKIFACDVGLAAYIMGVRSWLEAVGSGREGALLETWVIAEVLALDSLAARPAAPHYWRTSGGAEIDLVLERGEAVVGIEVKSRATIRYADTAALRSLRTDLDGRFKLGIIANLGTEVRVVDDRIVVVPVPMLLGAGSPAIPSVVPL; via the coding sequence ATGCAAGGTATGAGTTTCTATCCGCGACACGCTATGGAGCGAATCACGCGTCTGCTCGACGTGTTCCCGGTGGTTGTCATCACCGGGGCGCGACAGGTGGGCAAGACTACGCTCGCCCGGCTGGTCATGGAGGGTGCTGACGGTCTATACGTCACCCTTGATGAACTCGCGGTCGCGGACCGTGCGGCGCGTGACCCGCGTGGCCTCGTGCGTGGCTTGACCGAGGGACTGCTTGTGATCGATGAGGTCCAGCTCGTTCCCGACCTCTTGCGCGAGGTCAAGCTCGCCGTGGACGAGGAACCGGGTCGACGCTTCCTCCTGACAGGTTCGGCAAATCTGCTCAAGATGAAACACGTGACCGAGTCGCTCGCGGGCCGCTCGGCGTGGCTTGAGCTCGGGCCGCTCCTCTGGTCGGAGCTCGGCGGCCTTGAGCGACCCCGGACCGTGAAGGCGGCGTTTGACGCGCGTTCCGCCGAGGAGTACGCCGCGACCGTGAGTGCGCAGGCCGGACCAGCGGACAATAGCGCGCTCGACGCGGTGAGGCGCTTGACGGTGAGCGGTTCGATGCCCGGGGTGATCCCGCTCGACGGAGAGATGCGCTACGCCTGGTACGAGGCGTACCGGACCACGTTCCTCGAACGGGATCTCCGGCAGCTCGGCTCAGTCGACAACCTTCCCGACTTCAATAGGGCGCTTGCGCTTGTCATGCATCGAACCGGCAACGTGCTCAACATGAGTTCACTCGGTAGTGATGTCGGTGTTACACACAAGACGATCAAACGCTACCTTGGTCTGCTTGAAACCGGGTACCAGCTCCGGTTTCTCCCGCCCTACTTCGCCAATGTGGGGAAACGGCTCGTCCGTTCACCCAAGATCTTCGCGTGCGATGTCGGCCTGGCCGCCTACATCATGGGTGTGCGTTCCTGGTTGGAAGCCGTCGGTTCCGGCAGGGAGGGCGCGCTGCTCGAGACGTGGGTGATCGCCGAGGTGCTTGCACTCGACTCTCTTGCCGCACGACCGGCCGCGCCACACTACTGGCGCACGTCGGGAGGTGCAGAGATCGACCTCGTGCTGGAACGGGGCGAGGCCGTCGTAGGCATCGAGGTGAAGTCGCGCGCGACGATCCGCTATGCGGACACCGCTGCGCTACGCTCGCTTCGCACCGACCTCGACGGCCGATTCAAGTTGGGCATCATTGCCAACCTCGGGACCGAGGTGCGTGTGGTCGACGACAGGATCGTCGTGGTCCCGGTGCCGATGTTGCTCGGAGCGGGCTCTCCCGCGATCCCATCGGTCGTGCCCCTCTAG
- a CDS encoding L,D-transpeptidase, which produces MHAAYRCVRPVVLLCAILAIMMLAGARGAASAAATEATSSANLSAPNVPATVYADRLIGVTGSVDRKAAIGPIRLLFYQRIHGEWVLQKTVSARWSGWTTTRTRYVADVTVPYAGVWRIGASYSGNAEYPAAYEYRDFGVAPDPGANLSAPNVPVPVTRNSVFGVTGSVDRKAAIGPIRLLFYQRIHGEWVLQKTVSARWSGWTPTRTRYVADVTVPYAGVWRIGASYSGNAEYPAAYEYRDFSVGTPWPWPTCIVIDKSDFRLYWIVGGNLVKSYPVAIGKPSTQTPVAVWRIDSKYYTDPNGIYGPRKLRMYRRTANGFTYTAYNIHGTNNPASIGTMASNGCVRMYNRDVLELFPQVPLGTMVLTRE; this is translated from the coding sequence ATGCACGCCGCGTACCGGTGCGTCCGTCCCGTTGTGTTACTGTGCGCCATTCTTGCCATCATGATGCTAGCGGGCGCGAGAGGAGCCGCCTCCGCAGCCGCCACCGAGGCCACTAGCTCGGCGAATCTCTCGGCTCCCAACGTTCCCGCGACGGTTTACGCAGATCGTCTCATTGGCGTGACCGGCAGCGTGGATAGGAAAGCGGCCATAGGCCCAATACGGCTGCTGTTCTACCAGAGGATTCACGGCGAGTGGGTGCTCCAGAAAACGGTAAGCGCGCGTTGGAGCGGATGGACAACGACCAGGACACGGTACGTGGCCGATGTGACGGTGCCATACGCGGGGGTGTGGCGCATCGGCGCGTCGTACAGCGGGAACGCCGAGTACCCCGCCGCGTACGAGTATCGGGACTTTGGCGTGGCCCCCGATCCAGGGGCGAACCTCTCGGCCCCAAATGTACCTGTGCCTGTGACGCGCAACTCGGTGTTTGGCGTGACCGGCAGCGTGGATAGGAAAGCGGCCATAGGCCCCATACGGCTGCTGTTCTACCAGAGGATTCACGGCGAGTGGGTGCTCCAGAAAACGGTAAGCGCACGATGGAGCGGATGGACGCCGACCAGGACACGGTACGTGGCCGATGTGACGGTGCCATACGCGGGGGTGTGGCGCATCGGCGCGTCATACAGCGGGAACGCCGAGTATCCCGCCGCGTACGAGTACCGGGATTTTTCAGTTGGCACACCGTGGCCGTGGCCTACGTGCATCGTAATCGACAAGTCCGACTTTCGTCTGTACTGGATCGTCGGTGGCAACCTTGTGAAGTCGTATCCGGTAGCGATCGGCAAGCCAAGCACCCAGACGCCGGTGGCGGTCTGGCGAATCGACTCTAAGTACTACACCGACCCAAACGGCATCTACGGCCCACGCAAGCTACGTATGTATCGGCGCACAGCAAACGGATTCACCTACACCGCCTACAACATCCACGGCACCAACAACCCCGCGAGCATCGGCACGATGGCTTCGAACGGGTGTGTCCGGATGTACAACCGTGACGTACTCGAACTCTTTCCGCAGGTCCCGCTCGGTACGATGGTGCTCACTCGCGAGTAA
- a CDS encoding ABC transporter permease, protein MLSLRIAFRFLRSAPVQSLLIAAGISVGIATQVFVGSLIVSLQAGLIEQTVGSSAHVTIRAAEKGDPVRLTGDLRALTAADARVEPGAIAAVREVSGLYSDGEDSAPLTLKGGDLAGLDAIYSLSERAVDGTVRLGAGDIVLGTDFAEKYGLTPGDAVTLTFAGNRSARLTLTAIVDLGAAAANERQAFVGGELPRSLLGWRADEYTAIETQMREPFASAEVAAAWRSVLRNAEIIEWQAANADLLTALQSQSASSYMIQAFVLVAVALGIASTLAISAVQKTRQIGILKAMGMSDARAGRIFLWQATLLGVTGTGGGLALGFLLLWSFSFVPVDFAIEPEPAFIALSAAVGISVALASSIIPTRTTSRLDPIEVIQGG, encoded by the coding sequence GTGCTCTCGCTACGCATCGCCTTTCGCTTCCTTCGCTCAGCGCCTGTCCAGTCGCTGCTGATTGCGGCTGGTATCTCGGTGGGCATCGCCACACAGGTGTTCGTAGGCTCGCTCATCGTGAGCCTACAGGCAGGTCTTATCGAACAGACCGTCGGCTCGAGCGCGCACGTCACAATCAGGGCCGCCGAAAAGGGCGATCCCGTCCGCCTCACCGGCGACCTGCGAGCGTTGACCGCCGCCGATGCGCGTGTCGAACCGGGCGCCATCGCGGCGGTGCGCGAGGTCTCCGGCCTCTACTCCGACGGCGAGGACTCCGCGCCACTCACGCTCAAGGGCGGCGACCTCGCAGGCCTCGACGCGATCTACTCGCTTTCTGAGCGCGCCGTCGACGGCACGGTACGTCTCGGCGCTGGCGACATCGTGCTCGGTACCGACTTCGCCGAGAAGTACGGGCTCACCCCCGGCGACGCCGTCACGCTCACCTTCGCAGGCAACCGCTCGGCGCGCCTTACGCTTACCGCGATCGTCGATCTCGGCGCGGCGGCCGCCAACGAGCGCCAAGCGTTCGTGGGCGGTGAGCTTCCGCGCTCGCTGCTCGGCTGGCGTGCCGACGAGTACACAGCGATCGAGACGCAGATGCGCGAGCCATTCGCCTCGGCAGAGGTTGCCGCAGCATGGCGTAGCGTGTTGCGCAACGCCGAGATCATCGAGTGGCAAGCCGCGAACGCTGACCTGCTCACGGCGCTCCAGAGCCAGTCAGCTTCGTCGTACATGATCCAGGCGTTCGTACTTGTCGCAGTTGCGCTCGGCATCGCGTCCACTCTTGCGATCAGCGCCGTGCAGAAAACTCGGCAGATTGGCATCCTTAAAGCTATGGGCATGTCTGACGCGCGCGCTGGACGGATATTTCTGTGGCAAGCGACTCTACTTGGAGTGACCGGCACCGGTGGCGGACTCGCCCTTGGCTTCCTGCTCCTGTGGAGCTTCTCGTTCGTGCCGGTCGACTTCGCCATCGAGCCCGAGCCCGCCTTCATCGCGCTCTCGGCGGCCGTAGGCATCTCGGTGGCGCTCGCCTCGAGCATCATCCCCACACGCACGACCTCGCGCCTCGACCCGATCGAGGTGATCCAGGGTGGCTGA
- a CDS encoding DUF2325 domain-containing protein yields MTVALIGGLDRLAPHYTAIADEHEGLTIKVFSRFRPGLSDRIASADGVILCTDLVSHKAAREVYRLARANDVELVCTHRSSVSAVRRSVAELARVCRCDRPCPGCPGACGCEGARKRR; encoded by the coding sequence ATGACGGTCGCACTCATTGGCGGATTGGATCGTCTCGCGCCTCACTACACCGCGATTGCTGACGAACACGAGGGCCTCACCATCAAGGTGTTCAGCCGCTTCCGGCCCGGGCTAAGCGACCGCATCGCCTCCGCCGACGGAGTCATACTCTGCACGGACCTCGTTTCACACAAGGCCGCCCGCGAAGTTTACCGCCTCGCTCGCGCCAACGACGTCGAGCTCGTCTGCACCCACCGCTCGAGCGTCTCGGCAGTACGGAGATCAGTCGCTGAACTCGCTCGTGTGTGCAGGTGTGATCGGCCTTGCCCCGGGTGCCCCGGCGCATGCGGATGCGAAGGTGCGAGGAAGCGCCGCTAG